The genomic DNA CAAATACCGTCCGTGTAATGGATGAAAATTCAGCTCAAACTTATAAATTTAAAAATGCAATTATCGCTACTGGTTCGCGTCCAATTGAATTGCCTTCAATTAAATTTTCAAAACGTGTACTTGATTCCACTGGTGCTTTGAGCCTTCAGGAGGTTCCAAATAAAATTGTCGTCATCGGCGGTGGATATATTGGAATAGAATTAGGCGGAGCATATGCAAGCTTTGGGTCTCAAGTCACAATCCTTGAAGCTGCAGATGAAATTTTAAATGGCTTTGAAAAACAAATGACTGCACTTGTTAAGCGTAACCTAAAGAAAAAAGGGGCAGAAATAATTACTAAAGCACTGGCAAAAGGTGTTGAAGAAAAAGAAAACGGTGTTGTCGTCACATACGAAGTGAAGGGCGAAGAGAAAAGCATCGAGGCTGATTATGTATTTGTTATGGTTGGCCGCCGTCCAAATACAGATGAACTCGGTTTAGAACAAGTGGGAATTGAAGTGAATGAAAAAGGCATTATTAAAACTGATAAACAATGCCGAACTTCTGTAAGCAATATTTTTGCAATTGGCGATGTTGTTGAAGGTTTTGATTTAGCTCATAAAGCATCTTATGAAGGAAAAATTGCCGCAGAAGTGATTGCCGGCCAAAACTCAGAAATCGATTATCTTGGTATTCCTTCAGTAGTCTTTTCAGACCCTGAATTAGCTTCTGTTGGATACACGGAAAGTCAAGCGAAAGAAGAAGGAATTGAAGTCATTGCAGCGAGATTCCCATTTGGGGCAAACGGCCGTGCGCTTTCACTGAACAGCAGTGAAGGATTTATGAAGCTGGTTACACGTAAAGAAGACGGACTAGTAATCGGTGCGCAAATTGCCGGTCCGAGCGCTTCTGATATGATTGCTGAATTGGGTCTTGCGATTGAAGCTGGAATGACAGCTGAAGACCTCGCCATGACAATCCACGCTCATCCAACTTTGGGCGAGATTACGATGGAAGCCGCAGAAGTAGCTTTAGGCACACCGATCCATATTTTAAAATAAAAGCCAATCAAGGGGCTGACTTATTAGGGTCTGACTCCCTCCAACAATGACAATGTATAGCATGGTTTTAGTACCGTTTGGCTATATGTTGTATTTGGAGGGGTCTGACCCTTTGTTTATGAGTTAGCCTCTGTATAATAAGAGTTACGTCAAAATATTTACAAGTTCAGATTTAAAAATATCTTGTACCTTATCAACATATATTACCTATACAAGCTTTTTTAGCTGTGTAAAGGGGATATATTGTTATATAAATGGCGGTGGTGTTCTATGAAGATATATACTGTTATTTTAGTGCAGTTGATACTATGGAGTGGATATACTTTTTTGGAATGGCTATCAAAGCATGATCACCCGATATACAATGTTTTGATGTTTTTAGTGTTTTTTTACTTAGCTATCATTGCCGGAAATTTTTTTATGAATTCAACCAAAAAAACGATGCTTGTTACTTTAATAAGTCTTGCATTGTATGGCACATTTCAAATTACGATGTCTTGGTTAAGTATATAAAACAAATAAAGTATGTCTTATGATCATAGAAAACGAAATTTCAATGGATTATTTATTGTTGTTTACTTTCTTGGATAATAGTACATAATTCGTCCATTAAACAAATGCAGTTCTCCTTGCAGCTTC from Bacillus methanolicus MGA3 includes the following:
- the lpdA gene encoding dihydrolipoyl dehydrogenase, which gives rise to MVVGDFPIETETLVIGAGPGGYVAAIRAAQLGQKVMIVEKGTVGGVCLNVGCIPSKALISAGHRYEIAKNSESMGIIADNVKVDFSKVQEWKASVVKKLTGGVEGLLKGNKIDIVQGEAYFVDANTVRVMDENSAQTYKFKNAIIATGSRPIELPSIKFSKRVLDSTGALSLQEVPNKIVVIGGGYIGIELGGAYASFGSQVTILEAADEILNGFEKQMTALVKRNLKKKGAEIITKALAKGVEEKENGVVVTYEVKGEEKSIEADYVFVMVGRRPNTDELGLEQVGIEVNEKGIIKTDKQCRTSVSNIFAIGDVVEGFDLAHKASYEGKIAAEVIAGQNSEIDYLGIPSVVFSDPELASVGYTESQAKEEGIEVIAARFPFGANGRALSLNSSEGFMKLVTRKEDGLVIGAQIAGPSASDMIAELGLAIEAGMTAEDLAMTIHAHPTLGEITMEAAEVALGTPIHILK